A stretch of Desulfobacter hydrogenophilus DNA encodes these proteins:
- a CDS encoding glycosyltransferase, translating into MTPATENPWAFFDRLYCISLRDRTDRRERARIEFSHMGIEMRVEFVLVDKDHNDPCRGIFASHLLCMKKAIDAGARQWVVFEDDVVFHRYDPHILKDAVTHLSNGSTWTLLFFGCLIKGSSKTGNPRVKRIRYQALAHAYAVNRAFGEKILSQPWCGVPYDTMLRELSDDYLGTTPFFAFQSNAKTDNEACLGLDRFRRCFGGLGLIQLMNEFFHAHRLWVILGHLAVLTGLGVCIW; encoded by the coding sequence ATGACACCGGCAACTGAAAATCCCTGGGCCTTTTTTGACAGGCTCTACTGCATCTCCCTTCGGGACCGTACCGACCGCCGGGAGCGGGCCAGAATTGAATTTTCGCACATGGGCATTGAGATGCGTGTGGAGTTTGTCCTGGTGGATAAAGATCACAACGATCCCTGCCGGGGAATCTTTGCATCCCATCTTCTGTGCATGAAAAAAGCCATTGATGCCGGCGCACGACAATGGGTTGTGTTTGAGGATGACGTGGTGTTTCACCGGTATGATCCACACATCTTAAAAGATGCCGTTACGCATCTGTCAAACGGCAGCACCTGGACCCTGCTCTTTTTTGGATGTCTGATCAAGGGCAGTTCAAAAACCGGCAATCCAAGGGTAAAAAGAATCAGGTATCAGGCGTTGGCCCATGCCTATGCCGTCAACCGCGCCTTCGGAGAAAAAATCTTAAGCCAACCCTGGTGCGGGGTACCCTATGACACGATGCTCAGAGAACTTAGTGACGACTATTTGGGCACAACGCCTTTTTTTGCCTTCCAGAGTAATGCAAAAACGGACAATGAGGCCTGCCTGGGTCTGGACAGATTCCGGCGCTGTTTTGGCGGTCTTGGACTCATTCAGTTGATGAACGAATTTTTTCATGCCCACCGCCTGTGGGTGATTCTCGGTCATTTAGCGGTTCTCACAGGGCTCGGAGTGTGTATATGGTAA
- a CDS encoding MMPL family transporter: MVNSKKQEKQLNIGLLIITILAAAFMLFVSFQRLHVETDITASLPAHNPVIHDALYFFDHHPIQDRVVISAGLGTRDPERLVKFAAIVEEKLWASGLFSSVGMDHYQEIMPELMTLVVKTLPVQFTRTQLETQVAPRLTPGAVRETLSQTYSRLLSLDEIGSSEFIAVDPLGLKNIVLARLKSLAPVDDFNIYKGKLLSRDSQHCLIMATPKGSGTDSKFSTRAMELIHTIQTQAQIQFSRPGEHAVLTSVGAFRAAYDNEKIIKHDVQTAILIATAAIILLLCLAFPRPWIGLLALVPAMFGTIAGLFTYSLLYDNISLIVLGFGGAIISITIDHGITYLLFLDQPRKTSGRQASTEVRAVGLIATLTTVCAFLSLGMSDFKILEELGKFTALGMGFSFVFIHSLFPRIVPVLYPAKPRALPLQRLVNALIIPGNGGAWFALAVTLVLMWFAWPVFHVDLSAMSTVSRETRDADTKFYETWGKGFTGKSHLMLTADSVPELQDLSDQLADRVSAIQTQGIPASGTTLSMIFPGKIKKQENHEAWVQFWSKERISAFTQNLSREAERLGFTRDAFDPFLNLLVPTDLPAGPVVIPQALYPIMGISQARATGGHWAWTTSVMRNPDVDVKSFYETFSKVATVFEPQLFSTTLGTLLYTTFVKMFFIIAGAVLILLFIFFLDIKLTIITMLPVFFAFIGTLGTMKLLGHNLDIPSLMLSIIVFGIGIDFSLFFVRAYQRYRDESHPSVELIRLAVFMAGISTMIGFGVMCLAEHSLLQSAGLASLLGIGFCLAGAFLVLPPLLRRYFILSTAKSTVFQKPGTSVASRILARYRTAEAYPRMFARFKLKLDPMFRELPDILTDRDNVSRIMDIGTGLGVPACFLLERFPQARIFGIEPDPESRRIGAMAVSERGRVDLGSAPDLPAVSEPVHLALMLDMAHFLTPDEFRQTLEKIRAAITPGGTLIIRAIISPAAKPTLVWHIEALKLKLKGVVPHYLSVQAITDLINAADFRMEYTKVSGNNPETVWFVAKVSP; the protein is encoded by the coding sequence ATGGTAAATTCAAAAAAACAAGAAAAACAGCTGAACATCGGTCTTTTGATCATCACAATCCTTGCCGCGGCATTCATGCTCTTTGTCAGCTTCCAAAGGCTTCATGTTGAAACCGATATCACGGCATCGCTTCCGGCCCACAACCCGGTGATCCATGATGCCCTTTACTTTTTTGACCACCATCCCATCCAGGACCGGGTCGTTATCAGTGCAGGCCTTGGCACCCGGGATCCGGAACGGCTGGTAAAATTTGCCGCCATAGTGGAGGAAAAGCTTTGGGCTTCGGGCCTGTTCAGCAGTGTGGGCATGGACCACTACCAGGAGATCATGCCGGAACTGATGACTTTGGTGGTAAAGACCCTGCCCGTTCAATTCACCCGCACCCAGCTTGAGACCCAGGTTGCGCCTCGGCTCACACCGGGTGCCGTCCGGGAAACACTCTCACAGACCTATAGCCGCCTGCTGAGTCTTGATGAGATTGGCTCATCCGAATTCATAGCCGTTGACCCTTTAGGATTGAAAAACATTGTGCTGGCAAGACTGAAATCCCTGGCACCGGTTGATGATTTCAACATTTACAAGGGAAAACTTCTGTCCCGGGATTCACAGCACTGCCTGATCATGGCCACCCCCAAAGGCTCTGGCACGGACTCAAAATTTTCCACCCGGGCCATGGAGCTGATCCATACCATCCAGACCCAGGCCCAAATACAGTTTTCCCGGCCGGGTGAACATGCCGTCCTCACCTCAGTGGGGGCATTCAGAGCCGCCTATGACAATGAAAAAATTATCAAACACGATGTGCAGACCGCCATTCTCATTGCCACGGCAGCCATCATTCTTTTGCTGTGTCTGGCCTTTCCCCGGCCGTGGATCGGGCTTTTAGCCCTGGTTCCTGCCATGTTCGGCACCATTGCGGGCCTTTTTACATATTCCCTGTTATATGACAATATCTCTCTTATTGTCCTTGGATTTGGCGGGGCCATCATCTCCATCACCATAGACCACGGCATTACCTATCTGCTGTTCCTGGACCAGCCCCGGAAAACATCCGGCAGACAGGCATCCACGGAAGTGCGGGCCGTGGGTCTGATCGCCACCCTGACCACGGTATGCGCTTTCCTTTCTTTAGGGATGAGTGATTTTAAAATCCTTGAAGAGCTTGGGAAATTTACGGCCCTGGGCATGGGATTCTCCTTTGTCTTTATTCATTCTTTGTTCCCAAGAATCGTGCCTGTGCTTTACCCGGCAAAACCCCGGGCGCTTCCCCTGCAACGCCTGGTCAACGCCCTTATTATTCCCGGCAACGGCGGTGCCTGGTTTGCCCTGGCAGTGACACTGGTCCTGATGTGGTTTGCCTGGCCGGTCTTTCATGTGGATCTGTCTGCCATGAGTACGGTAAGCCGGGAAACCCGGGATGCGGATACAAAATTCTATGAGACCTGGGGCAAAGGGTTTACAGGTAAATCCCATCTCATGCTGACAGCCGACTCGGTCCCAGAACTTCAGGATTTAAGCGACCAGCTGGCAGACAGGGTCTCTGCCATCCAAACCCAAGGTATTCCGGCTTCGGGCACAACGCTTTCAATGATATTCCCGGGAAAAATCAAAAAACAGGAGAACCATGAGGCCTGGGTCCAATTCTGGAGCAAGGAACGGATCAGTGCCTTTACGCAGAATCTAAGCCGGGAAGCGGAACGGCTCGGTTTCACCCGGGACGCCTTTGACCCTTTTTTAAACCTGCTTGTCCCCACCGACCTGCCGGCCGGACCGGTGGTAATCCCCCAGGCCCTTTATCCCATAATGGGTATTTCCCAAGCCAGGGCAACCGGCGGCCACTGGGCATGGACCACAAGCGTTATGCGAAACCCCGATGTGGATGTAAAAAGTTTCTATGAGACGTTCAGCAAAGTTGCTACCGTGTTTGAACCCCAGTTGTTTTCCACCACCCTGGGCACCCTTTTGTACACAACCTTTGTCAAAATGTTTTTCATTATTGCAGGGGCGGTCTTGATCCTGTTGTTTATCTTTTTTCTGGATATCAAACTTACCATCATCACCATGCTGCCGGTCTTTTTTGCCTTTATCGGCACCCTGGGCACCATGAAGCTGTTAGGACATAACTTGGACATTCCCTCGCTGATGCTCTCCATCATTGTATTCGGCATCGGCATTGACTTCTCCCTGTTTTTTGTGCGCGCCTACCAGCGTTACCGTGACGAATCCCATCCATCGGTTGAACTGATCCGCCTGGCCGTTTTCATGGCAGGCATTTCCACCATGATCGGATTCGGGGTGATGTGCCTGGCCGAGCATTCGCTTTTGCAAAGTGCAGGCCTTGCTTCCCTTCTGGGCATCGGCTTTTGCCTTGCAGGCGCGTTTTTGGTTCTGCCGCCCTTGTTGCGCCGGTATTTTATTTTATCAACTGCGAAATCAACGGTGTTCCAGAAACCGGGCACCTCTGTCGCATCCCGGATTCTTGCTAGATACCGCACGGCCGAGGCATATCCCAGAATGTTCGCCCGGTTTAAATTAAAACTGGACCCCATGTTCAGGGAGCTGCCCGACATCTTGACAGACAGAGATAACGTTTCCCGGATCATGGACATCGGCACAGGACTCGGGGTGCCGGCCTGCTTTCTTCTTGAACGGTTTCCCCAGGCCCGCATATTCGGCATAGAACCGGATCCCGAAAGCCGACGGATTGGTGCCATGGCTGTTTCAGAACGAGGACGGGTTGACCTGGGCAGCGCCCCGGATCTTCCCGCTGTTTCAGAACCTGTCCACTTAGCCCTGATGCTGGATATGGCCCATTTCTTAACACCTGATGAATTCAGACAAACCCTAGAAAAAATCAGGGCAGCGATAACTCCCGGCGGAACCCTTATTATCCGGGCGATTATTTCTCCTGCCGCAAAACCAACTCTTGTCTGGCACATTGAAGCCCTGAAGCTGAAATTAAAAGGGGTGGTTCCCCATTACCTGTCTGTGCAAGCCATCACAGACCTTATCAACGCGGCGGATTTCAGGATGGAATATACCAAAGTATCCGGTAACAATCCGGAAACCGTCTGGTTTGTCGCAAAGGTGTCCCCATGA
- a CDS encoding glycerol-3-phosphate acyltransferase, whose amino-acid sequence MDSKGYPMMFTALCLIAYAAGSLNASILVLKLKKKDPRTLFSKNAGTTNVYRILGLKWAGFVLMTDVGKAFLIAATASRFLSAPAALWVGFFLLLGNRFPCFHGFKGGKGVAHFIGFSLFFTPLFTVLSLAGWCAGYLFFRQAFAGSLVLVAILVIGLVRTSGTDFMGIAGVLACMGCIIINHRNNLLALVSKNPCMDISEKMDDTP is encoded by the coding sequence ATGGATTCGAAAGGGTATCCAATGATGTTCACCGCTTTATGCCTGATTGCCTATGCCGCAGGCTCATTAAACGCGTCCATCCTTGTGCTGAAGCTAAAAAAAAAAGATCCTCGGACCCTGTTCAGCAAAAATGCAGGAACCACCAATGTTTACAGAATACTGGGGCTGAAATGGGCCGGATTTGTTCTCATGACCGATGTGGGAAAGGCATTTTTAATTGCAGCAACGGCATCCCGGTTTCTATCTGCGCCCGCAGCCCTCTGGGTGGGATTTTTTCTGCTGCTTGGGAACCGGTTCCCATGTTTTCACGGGTTTAAGGGGGGAAAAGGCGTTGCCCATTTCATTGGCTTTTCCCTGTTTTTTACCCCTTTATTTACGGTGCTGTCCCTTGCCGGCTGGTGTGCCGGGTATCTTTTTTTCCGGCAGGCCTTTGCAGGCTCCTTGGTACTTGTGGCCATTCTCGTCATAGGCCTTGTCCGAACATCGGGCACCGATTTTATGGGCATTGCCGGGGTTCTTGCGTGCATGGGATGTATCATAATCAATCACCGTAACAACTTGCTTGCCCTTGTATCCAAAAATCCATGCATGGACATTTCAGAAAAAATGGATGACACGCCATGA
- a CDS encoding phosphopantetheine-binding protein, producing the protein MNNVKTIDDVIINVARIIIEELMIEDVTPETFDPEMDLVDEVGIDSMDLATVALVIQDEYGIRIDEDDYPKLTNIRLIAEYINDKL; encoded by the coding sequence ATGAACAACGTAAAAACCATTGACGATGTCATTATCAATGTGGCCCGGATTATCATCGAGGAACTCATGATCGAAGATGTAACGCCTGAAACCTTTGATCCAGAGATGGACCTTGTGGATGAAGTCGGGATTGACAGTATGGACCTTGCCACTGTAGCCTTGGTGATCCAGGATGAATACGGCATCCGCATTGACGAGGATGACTACCCCAAACTGACAAACATCCGGCTGATTGCCGAATACATCAACGATAAGCTATAA
- a CDS encoding radical SAM protein → MQKHWKFSDILSDPVIRSRWQRVKKYFFLRESTYDMTNRCNIRCEGCYFFEGDKQFVTENNDADAWQDLMVKEKERGITFVVLAGAEPALVPELLQTCYRNIPLGAIASNGLKFIPESVGYRIHISVWGNDRTSQAVRRADHMLEKQIKNYKNDPRAVFVYTFTSSNIDEIRDVAPILAENGCPFTFNMFSAPVGYNGDLRHTRQTLTKTRDVMLEMLETYPEHLLFSHYNILAHTHRMGLHDLFQCSYPRMNPHEDVGLGKTFRQYRADLTWDRSAACCVPDTDCADCRHYAAGSAVVTARLFRHATDPETFKAWLDYVDTYLAVWVMGYEKGENLSLKFVEPPSRI, encoded by the coding sequence ATGCAAAAACATTGGAAATTTTCAGATATTCTGTCCGATCCGGTAATTCGCAGCCGATGGCAGCGGGTAAAAAAATATTTTTTCCTGAGAGAATCCACCTATGACATGACCAACCGCTGCAATATCCGGTGTGAAGGCTGTTATTTTTTTGAAGGCGACAAACAGTTTGTCACCGAGAATAACGACGCTGACGCATGGCAGGACCTGATGGTCAAAGAAAAAGAGCGGGGCATCACCTTTGTTGTGCTGGCAGGGGCGGAACCCGCCCTGGTTCCCGAGCTTTTGCAAACCTGTTACCGGAACATTCCTTTGGGCGCCATCGCATCCAATGGGTTAAAATTCATACCCGAAAGCGTGGGCTACAGGATTCACATCTCCGTGTGGGGCAATGACCGGACAAGCCAGGCCGTTCGCAGGGCCGATCACATGCTTGAAAAACAGATTAAAAATTACAAAAACGACCCCAGAGCTGTGTTTGTCTATACCTTTACCAGCAGCAACATTGATGAAATACGGGATGTGGCGCCCATCCTTGCGGAAAACGGCTGCCCTTTTACCTTTAATATGTTTTCCGCGCCGGTGGGATACAACGGAGACCTGCGGCATACCCGACAGACACTGACAAAGACCCGGGATGTCATGCTGGAGATGCTTGAAACATATCCCGAGCATCTGCTCTTCTCGCACTATAACATCCTTGCCCATACCCATAGAATGGGCCTGCATGATCTGTTTCAATGTTCTTATCCGAGAATGAATCCCCATGAAGATGTGGGGTTAGGCAAAACATTCAGACAATACCGGGCCGATCTGACCTGGGACAGAAGTGCTGCATGCTGTGTTCCGGATACGGACTGTGCGGACTGCCGCCACTACGCTGCCGGCAGCGCCGTTGTCACGGCAAGACTTTTCAGACACGCCACTGATCCTGAAACCTTCAAAGCCTGGTTGGATTATGTGGATACCTATCTGGCCGTATGGGTGATGGGGTATGAAAAAGGGGAAAATCTAAGCCTAAAATTCGTAGAACCGCCAAGCAGAATCTGA
- a CDS encoding polyketide synthase dehydratase domain-containing protein, whose product MDRSVTQVPLTIAVYPHFMDHCFAGKVVFPAVEALKVLAGSIKELNILTSAFVPRYMTEVRFNKFLVLEPDQKNIKALCNIRRTDDTRISLSLATRFSTKQGAITRIKEHCTVTFSAKTQKSPPDLPPNLSSDHVHECSESVFSVDVGSIYRELVPFGPAFHSIKDELRLSRSHACATLQAMPDDPNDPFKTVLGSGFPLDGAFHAGCVWSQRFFGIVAFPIGFEKRVIYKPTVEHKNYTARVIPQYQTQGTLVFDIWIMDDQGELCEAVSGVIMRDVSGGSITPPRWIRKGIQ is encoded by the coding sequence ATGGACAGATCCGTGACCCAGGTTCCGTTAACCATTGCCGTATATCCCCACTTTATGGACCATTGTTTTGCAGGCAAGGTGGTGTTTCCGGCTGTGGAGGCGTTGAAGGTCCTGGCCGGATCAATTAAGGAGCTCAATATTCTTACGTCTGCCTTTGTCCCGAGGTATATGACCGAGGTACGGTTTAATAAATTCCTTGTGCTTGAGCCCGATCAAAAAAACATTAAAGCACTGTGCAATATCCGCCGCACGGACGATACACGAATTTCGCTCTCCCTGGCCACCCGGTTTTCCACAAAACAAGGGGCCATAACACGAATCAAAGAACATTGCACGGTAACCTTTAGCGCGAAAACGCAAAAATCGCCCCCGGACCTGCCCCCAAACCTGTCTTCCGATCATGTGCATGAATGCAGCGAGTCCGTGTTTTCGGTGGACGTTGGTTCCATATACCGGGAACTGGTTCCATTCGGGCCGGCCTTTCACTCCATAAAAGATGAATTGCGGCTTTCAAGGTCCCACGCGTGTGCAACCCTCCAAGCCATGCCGGATGATCCCAATGATCCCTTTAAAACCGTATTGGGATCGGGATTTCCCCTGGATGGTGCATTTCATGCCGGATGTGTCTGGAGCCAGCGCTTTTTCGGCATTGTGGCCTTTCCAATTGGATTTGAAAAACGCGTTATTTACAAACCCACAGTTGAACATAAAAATTATACTGCCCGGGTTATCCCCCAATATCAAACCCAGGGGACCCTGGTATTTGACATATGGATTATGGATGACCAGGGAGAGCTTTGTGAAGCCGTGTCCGGGGTAATAATGCGGGACGTCAGCGGCGGGAGCATCACGCCTCCGAGATGGATTCGAAAGGGTATCCAATGA